A genomic region of Ursus arctos isolate Adak ecotype North America unplaced genomic scaffold, UrsArc2.0 scaffold_8, whole genome shotgun sequence contains the following coding sequences:
- the SPRED2 gene encoding sprouty-related, EVH1 domain-containing protein 2 translates to MTEETHPDDDSYIVRVKAVVMTRDDSSGGWFPQEGGGISRVGVCKVMHPEGNGRSGFLIHGERQKDKLVVLECYVRKDLVYTKANPTFHHWKVDNRKFGLTFQSPADARAFDRGVRKAIEDLIEGSTTSSSTIHNEAELGDDDVFTTATDSSSNSSQKREQPTRTISSPTSCEHRRIYTLGHLHDSYPTDHYHLEQPMPRPYRQVSFPDDDEEIVRINPREKIWLTGYEDYRHAPVRGKSPDTSDDADSYVRFAKGDVPKHDYNYPYVDSSDFGLGEDPKGRGGGVIKTQPSRGKSRRRKEDGERSRCEYCRDMFNHEENRRGHCQDAPDSVRTCIRRVSCMWCADSMLYHCMSDPEGDYTDPCSCDTSDEKFCLRWMALIALSFLAPCMCCYLPLRACYHCGVMCRCCGGKHKAAV, encoded by the exons TGACAGCTATATTGTGCGTGTCAAGGCTGTGGTTATGACCAGAGATGACTCCAGCGGGGGATGGTTCCCACAGGAAGGAGGCGGGATCAGTCGCGTGGGGGTCTGTAAGGTCATGCACCCCGAAGGCAATGGACGAAGCGGCTTTCTCATCCATGGTGAACGACAGAAAGACAAACTG GTGGTATTGGAATGCTATGTAAGAAAGGACTTGGTCTACACCAAAGCCAACCCAACCTTTCATCATTGGAAGGTCGACAATAGGAAGTTTGGACTTACTTTCCAAAGCCCTGCTGATGCTCGAGCCTTTGACAGGGGAGTGAGGAAAGCAATCGAGGACCTTATAGAAG gcTCAACCACATCATCTTCCACCATCCATAATGAAGCTGAGCTTGGCGATGATGACGTTTTTACA ACAGCTACAGACAGTTCTTCTAATTCCTCCCAGAAGAGGGAACAACCTACTCGGACAATCTCCTCTCCCACATCCTGTGAGCACCGGAGGATTTATACCCTGGGCCACCTCCACGACTCCTACCCCACGGACCACTATCACCTCGAACAG CCGATGCCGAGGCCCTACCGCCAGGTGAGCTTCCCCGACGACGACGAGGAGATCGTGCGCATCAACCCGAGGGAGAAGATCTGGCTGACGGGCTACGAGGACTACCGGCATGCGCCCGTGCGGGGCAAGTCCCCGGACACGTCGGACGACGCCGACTCGTACGTGCGCTTCGCCAAGGGCGACGTCCCCAAGCACGACTACAATTACCCGTACGTGGACTCCTCGGACTTTGGCCTCGGCGAGGACCCCAAAGGGCGCGGGGGCGGCGTGATCAAGACCCAGCCGTCCCGGGGCAAGTCCCGGCGGCGGAAGGAGGACGGCGAGCGCTCCCGGTGCGAGTACTGTAGGGACATGTTCAACCACGAGGAGAACCGGAGGGGCCACTGTCAGGACGCGCCCGACTCCGTGAGAACTTGCATCCGCCGCGTGAGCTGTATGTGGTGTGCGGACAGCATGCTCTATCACTGTATGTCGGACCCCGAGGGGGACTACACAGACCCGTGCTCGTGCGACACTAGCGACGAGAAGTTTTGCCTCCGGTGGATGGCTCTTATTGCCTTGTCGTTCCTGGCCCCCTGTATGTGCTGTTACCTGCCCCTTCGGGCCTGCTACCACTGCGGAGTGATGTGCAGGTGCTGCGGCGGGAAGCACAAAGCGGCCGTGTGA